TCTTATTGCTTGAAAATTATTGAACAATATTGGATTATTTTTGCTGCAACCCGTAAAAAAAAATAATAAAAATATGCATATTTGTTTTTTATTCATGAGTTTTACTTTTCTAGAATTAACTTATATCTAACAATTGAAAGAATTAAGCAGCCTGATCTGAAAAATTTAGCTTTGTCCAACCATCATCCAGAAGCTTTTTTAATTTGTTTAAAGCTCTTATTGTTGTAAGTCTTTTCTTGAAAATAAACTGCTTATTATTCGATTTGGAAATTTCCCAATAAATGATAAATCCTTCATTAAAAGGGTTATTAAAGTCCCTTTCAAAAACCACTAATTCACTCTTGTTTTTATTAATCAATGAAATTTTGGGATACATCAAAATTTGAGAGTATCTTAATTCAGTTAACAACCTCATCTCTATGTGTCAAGTAAAATTACACTAGGCATCTAATAATTAGTTCTTTATTCTTATTTTTAATTTTTTAAAATCAAATAAATGAGGCTTTGACTTTATATGATTTAAAAGATTTAATTTAAATAACAAAAATTTAAAACACTAATAATTCTATCAAGGAAATGATTCATAGGAAAATTCTATTTTTAATTTTCTTTCTAAATTTCTTCCTTTCATCTTGTGCATTAATAAATCAAGATATTAAACACAATGTCGTCAAAAAAACAAAAATATCTGAAGAGAAGAAAATAGCAAAATTTCTTGAGGAAAAAGATCCAAAAAACTTAAAAGCTGAATTAAATTTTTCTGAGAAAAATACCAAAGAAATTAAGCTAATTAAAATGAAAATAAATAATAATGAAAAAGTTGAAAATATTTCAAAATCAATAAAAAATTTCTATCTAAACTTTGCTTTTGGTTATTCAAATTTAGAAAATTATGATGTTTATAATACTTCTACGAATAAAGCGATATGGGATGATAGGTATACTGAATTAGGTTATACTAATGAGATAGGTTTAGGTTATGACTTTGGGAAAATAAGAACAGAAATATCATATGCTCAAGAAAATGGAAGATTTGATGAATATCTTACTTATTTTGACAAAAGTATTACTAAAATCGGAGATGACAGAGGGAAATTACATAAAGACTTTTACATAATAAATACTTACTATGATTTCAGATCAAGAAAAAAAATCTCACCATTCATTGGCTTGGGAATTGGATTTGTTAATAGTGTTCAAGATTCAGCTCCTTTTATTCCTGAATATGTAAGACAAGCATTCGTATTACAGCTAAAAGGAGGTTTGAGTTATGAGTTTTATAATAAAAACGTCATATATGTAGAGGGATTTATTAGGAATGCAAAATCTCACACAACAAATGATGGCTTGGGTACACCTTATATATACGAAGCTAAAGATGGCTTTGATTCATCAGGAATACAAATGGGATTTAGAAGAATTCTTTAAAATAAAAAACTTCTATGCAAAATATTTAATTATTCAAACCTAAAACATTGTGAGGGATTTCTGGGGTTCCAGTAAATACATTTAGGTTTTGCTTCTTTAGCTAATCTAGCCTCCTCAGCTAATTTTGCCTCTTCAGCTAATTTTGCCTCTTCAGCTAATCTAGCCTCTTCAGCTAATCTTGCCTCTTCAGCTAATCTTGCCTCTTCAGCTAATCTTGCCTCTTCAGCTAATCTTGCCTCTTCAGCTAATCTAGCCTCCTCTGCTTTTTTGATTTGAAACACGGTAAAACAAGACATGAAATCTTTCCCCCCAGCATTAAAAGGTGAATATTCTTTAATATTTGATATTCCTGCGATTGGGTTGAAGCAACCAGTTACACTACTGCCCATATTTTGATAGCGAACTCCATTTGGAATTGCTCTTACTTGAAAGATAATATCAGAATTACTTATTTCAGTTGTTTTGAGTTCAACTTTATAATTTCCTGATGGAGAGTAAAAATATTTTTCATCACCATCTATTGGAGCAATAGTATTTGGATTGCAAACTTCGCTACCTTTCATCTCAACTTCTTGAGAGATACACTCATGCAAGGATGCAAATTTATTAAGAGATTTTACTTTAGTTGGTAAAAATGAAGTTAATGAATAATTAGCTTTTACTGCTTTAAGAACACTATTTACTATTAGAGTTGCTTCTTTTTGCCTTGCTTTATTAATTACAATCCCAAACAAAGGAAGAGATATACTAAAGGTCAATCCAATAATTAAAGTTATGAGAAGAATTTCAACTATCGTATATCCTTGTTGTTCTTCTTTGAAAGTATTTTTTTTGGGAAAAAAGATTTCTTTTTTCATAAATCAATCAACTATACCAAGCATCTCACTTTATATTCTTTTGTCTAGCTGCATATTAAAAAAAGCCCAAAAATCTGCCACTTAGCTAGAAATAAATCGTTTAAAAAAATGTAAGAGTTTTATTTAATTGCTTTATAAAAGAAAGTTAGTTAAAAATGAACTTATCCGAAATTAACATTTTCTTGAAATAAACCAAATAAGTTATTCCCAATTATGGCAGAGATTATTAAAACTAAGGCAACTATGGCGAAAAGAGCACTTACATCTTTTATGTCATAAGGTGCTTTAAATAAAGGTTTCTGGTCTGCCATAATTATCAGATATATAAATGCAATTAAATCATATTAATTTAATTCTTGTTATAAAGTATTAAATGTTTTTTTTGATTAAGTTTGGACAATAAAAAAAGCCACTAAAAGTGGCTTTTTTTATTTATTGGATAATTGAACTAGCTTGTATAAGCTTTTCCTCTATAAGTTAGTACGTTGTGCTGCTTTTTAGCGGCTTCCTTGTTTTGGACGTACTTTTGCCCTCTGTAAATTAGAGTCATTTTTTAAGCTCCGGTTTCGCTTAAGTCCCCGTTCCATGGCTTAAGTCGATTTGCGGCTTGCTATACGCAAGTTGAACGTTTTGGTAGCGGTTGCTACAATTTAATAATAACATTCATGAAAATTATTTGTCTAGTTCTTTAATAAAAAAAAACTTAATACTTAAATAATGAAATATGGTCCTACTTAAGAAATTTGTTTTTTTATTTATGTAGTTTCTTGCAGGTTACATTTTGTTCGTTTTTGAGAAGTATTTTTTATTTAATGAACTTTTAAATGTAAAATTCTTAAGATTATAAAATTTGTTTTATGTTTTCTAGAAGCAAAAAACCTACAGTAAAAAAATCCGCAATAGTTGAAGAGACTCCATTATTTGCTCAATTATTACCATTCGCAAACAGAATGAATGATAAGGTTCAATTAGTAAATGCTTTGGCCTTTACTTTCATTATGGGATTCTCAATTTTTGGAATTGCTTTATGGAAACTATCAGGACTAACTTAATTATTTAATTTTTGCAAAGCATCAATTTTTGATTCTTTGTTTTTAATTATGGTTATTAACCACCTTGAGGCTAGACCTCTGGATATCGATCTGTTTTTTAGAAATCTACATATATAAATGTGTAGATTTTTTTCGTTTTTGGAGTTAAATTTTTCCTCAAAATCTAAGATATCTTCTTCTGATGTTCTTTTTCTTAGCTCATCAACTAATGCATGACTAGAGGAATCATTAAATAAGTTCCCAATATTTAAGCTTAATGTCATAAATAATTTATGTCCCTATTTAAGAAGTAGCCATAAATTAAATTTTTAAAAACTAATTTATATTTTTTATTTACATATAATTCAAAATTTAATCTTTTGGTTTAGCCAGAGGAAGTAGACACTTATCTGAATCACAACCTGCTGGTCCTGCTTCAGATAGTTCTCCAACATCATATTTATTTAGAGCGTCAAAGAAATCATTATTAACTTTCCTTTCTATTACTTTATTTTGCAATGATATATATTCCTCTTTACTTATTGGTTCAAAGGGTAATCTAGGGAAAGTAGCGTTTGCACTAAATCGAGCTAACAATGCTGCTGAAATATATCCCTCATTATTTTCTATCGCATTATGAATAGCCTTAGCTAAATCCTCGATTTCATTTTCTCTAAATTCTACGGTTGCAGAGGTATTATGCTCTGTGTAAAATTTTTGCACTTGCATGTAAAAATCAAATTGAGCTAATGCTGAGAAATTATTGATATCTATTTGGTCTGCGCCTTCTATATTTGCCCAACTAACTTCTGTAGGGATTTCAACTAACCATTCTGTACATCTTGGATCAAATGGATTATCAAGCAAACAGCCATTTTCATCCTTATCAGATTGAGATGGGACAACTGAGTAACCATAATCCATGCAAGCTAATGCGATTGGATCATTTTTCCTGAAAGTTATTCTTCTTATGAATCTTTGAGCTTTTGGAGGATGCCATCCTGGAGCTGCTCCAGTAAGAAGACTTTTAGTCCCAGCTGGCTGAACTGTTGTGCATCTATTTGGTCTCCTTAGATTATGCTTATCACAATATTCCCATACAGTTTCTTTTACTATTTTTCTCCACGAATCTAAGAATTCAGCTTCCTTTTCTTTGAATGCCTTCCCTTCTTCACTATTTGGCCTTCCTGCTTCCCACCACTTCAACCATGGTGTCCCAAATGCGTGGACGCAGAAATCAAACAATCCAGTGAAACTTACCCCTACGATAGGATCATATTCTCTACTTTTCCTGTAACGCTCGACTTCAAATTCATGATTGAGTAAGCATGCTACAGAAAGAGCTGCAGCTTTGAAAGCCTTTTTTTGCTCTTCAAAATTTCCGGGATCAATCTGATTTAAATGAACTTCAGCTAAATTGCAGTGAAAATCATTTCCCAATATCTCCCCGCAGGGGTTAAGTCCATATCTGCTCATCCTGTGATCGAGCTCTTCTTCAGAAAATGGGCCATAACTACTATTTATCCAATTTCTCGCTTCATCCTTACCTTGTTCTGAGTAGATTTCAATAAATTCCTTTCTTAATTCATCGTCCTTGAGGATATCTGCATTTGATCTTGCGATTGCTTCTGGAGCAAATTGAATAGCCCCCTCACCTGAATGGAATTGTTTGGTTACGGCATCCAAAATAGTTTGGTATGTGGGTTTTGTATGGTAAACCCTGGTATGATTAGCCATCCTGAGGGCATCTTTTTCAGGATCTATTCTCCAATTACCATTTGCATCTTGACTCCATAGATTTTCTTTTGCAGATGCCGCCTCCTTATCATTTGAGGCAAATTGCCTCATTCCAGCACTTCTTCTTATATTCCCAGCAACTATAGTTACTGCAGCTTCATCAATTAGTAAACAACATTCTACTGTACTTAATTTCCTGCCTATTGCCTTTCCAAGAAGTGATGCGACTCTAGAGTAGAGATCTTTCAATTTAATAGGATTTGCCATCCCACCAAAACCTTTTAATGATTCTCCAGCAGGTCTAATATCTTCCAAATTTATATAAACATCAATTTCTCTTTCAAGATTTTCATTACTTGATGCCTCAAGAAGATATTTGTAACTATCTACCCAGCCTCTTCTGCTATCTCCAACTTTGATGTGAAGATCTTTTCCTTTGATTTCTAATGATGACTTTTCTTCTCTTTGATCTTTAGGAGTTATTCCAACTTCACTGACTGATTTAATATTTATTTTGTTTAAAACTGTAGGAAGTTTGTTTATAAAATGAGGTTCAATTATTGCACCTGTTCCACATCCCATCATTGCTAAGTCCATCATTAATGCGAAGGCTTCCCAATCAATTAAGTTCGTTGATGTACAGTTGTATGCTCCTGAAAAATTTGGGTTCTTATTAATCCAAGGGGTTCCGCCTATCCATAACCATCTCCCTGAAGGTTGAGCTTTTTGGTTACTTTGCATCTCTCTCATTAGGATCAACTCTTCCTCGGAAAGTTTTCCTAGTTCTTTTAATCCCGATAAATTCCTTTCGCCAACTTCGCTCCAGTTCTCCCTTTTGCCAGATGAAGTTTTTCTGCTGTAAGATCTGAAAAAAACAGGATAAGCAGCTGGCGCAGTCTTTGGAAAATCATCTTTTTTAAGATTATTCGAATTGCTCTCAGAAGAAGCTTTATTTGGTGCAACAGTCACGATAAAAAAAAATGTATGTAAATAACCCGTACTGGAAGAATAACTCTACCTGTGGCGTCTGCAACCATTCTTACCACTATTTAACGGTTTGTGTAAAATTATGTTTAATATGAAATCTTTGTTTAAGAAAGGATATGGAAAGAATCCCTGAACCTGAATTAATGGTAAAGAAAGAGCAGGTCATTTCTTATGACGAAGCTGATTTTTCAGAAGGGGAAATTAATCTAATTAATCAAATAAATTATTATCTTTTTAGAAAAAATATTTCTTTAGGTGAAAAAGATTTAATAGTTGATTTGGGATGCGGCCCAGGAAATATGTCTGAGAAGTTAGCAATAAAATGGCCTAATACTGAAGTAGTTGGAATAGATGGTTCTAAAGAAATGATTTTGAGAGCAGAATATAATAAAAGTATTTCTACTAATCAAGAAAAATTAAAAAATTTAAGCTACATTTGTTCTGACATCAAAGACATTGAATCAAATAATTCTTTACTTAAAAAAAGAATTAGTTTACTTGTAAGCAACAGTTTGATTCATCACATTAGCAATCTTGAAGATTTCTTCAACACCATAAGAAGTTTGTCTAGTAATATCACTGTAAATTTTCACAAGGACTTGAAAAGACCATTAGATGAAAAGTATGCTTTAGAACTCAAAGCACAATGTTCAACAAAATATAATGATATTTTAACCAATGATTATTATGCATCTTTAAAGGCTTCTTATACTTTCAAAGAGTTAAAATATTTCACTTTAAAGAATAATCTATCCTCTTTAGATGTGTTTGAAGACGGTGATAATTATTTAATAGTCTATGGTAATGTTTAAGAACTAAGTGAAAGGCCCTTATATTATTTAAATGAGCTTAGGTACCAAAATTCTTAATAATAAAGACATACTGGATGCAGTAAATAAAAGAAGAAATTTTGCTATTATTTCACATCCAGATGCTGGGAAAACCACTCTTACTGAAAAGCTTCTTTTGTATGGGGGTGCCATTCAACAGGCAGGTGCAGTAAAAGCTAGGGGTAACCAGAGAAAAGCTACATCAGACTGGATGGACCTTGAGAAACAAAGAGGTATTTCTATTACATCAACTGTATTGCAATTTGAATATGAAAGATCAGTAATCAATTTACTAGATACACCAGGACACCAAGATTTCTCTGAAGATACTTATAGAACATTAGCTGCTGCTGATAATGCAGTTATGCTGGAAGATGCTGCTAAAGGACTAGAACCTCAAACTAGAAAACTGTTTGAAGTTTGCAAGATGCGGAAAATACCAATATTTACTTTCATAAATAAAATGGATAGACCAGGAAGGGAGCCATTTTCTTTACTTGATGAAATTGAATCAGAACTTGGATTAAATACTTTACCTATTAATTGGCCAATTGGAAGTGGCGAACAATTTAGAGGGGTTATTGATAGATTTTCGAGAGAGGTCATTTTATTTGATAAAGCCGTGAGAGGAAAACAATCGAATGAGAAAAGATTAAGTCTTGAAGATAAAGAGCTATTAAAATATGTAGAAAGAGATTTACTTGAAAACTCACTTGAAGAATTGGAGGTTCTTGATGAGGCAGGATCGAAATTTGAAAAAGACAAAGTTTTTAATGGTTCTTTAACCCCAGTTTTCTTTGGATCTGCCATGACTAATTTTGGCGTAAGACCATTTTTAGATAGTTTTTTAAACATGGCACAAAAACCAACTTCAAGAAATAGTAATAAAGGGGATATTGAACCTGCAAGCGATGAATTTAGTGGGTTTGTTTTTAAGCTACAGGCAAATATGGATCCAAAGCACCGAGATAGGGTTGCTTTTATAAGAGTTTGTAGTGGCAAATTTGAAAAGGATATGTCAGTTAAACATTCCAGAACTGGGAAAACAATCAGATTATCAAGACCACAAAAAATATTTGGGCAAGATAGAGAAGTAGTGGATGATGCCTATCCTGGAGATGTTATTGGCTTGAATAATCCAGGTATGTTTTCTATTGGAGATACTCTTTATACTGGTGCTCATCTGGAATATGAGGGCATACCATCCTTTAGTCCTGAAATATTCAGCTGGCTAAGAAATCCAAATCCTTCAGCATTTAAAAACTTTAGAAAGGGTGTTAATGAACTTCGGGAAGAAGGCGCTGTCCAGATTCTTTATGACTTTGATGAAAGTAAAAGAGATCCTATACTCGCAGCTGTTGGTCAATTGCAGTTGGAGGTGGTAACTCACAGATTAAAAAGTGAATATGGTGTAGATGCAAAACTTGAATCAATGCCATATCAATTGGCTAGATGGATTTCTGATGGGTGGCCAGCCATTGAAAAACTAGGGAGAATATTCAATTGTAAAATAGTTAAAGATTGTTGGAATAGGCCAGTTATTCTTTTTAAAAATGAGTGGAATCTAAATCAATTTGTTGAAGATAATAATCAATTAACTTTAAACAAAGTTGCTCCTGTTGTTAGTGGAGTCGAACCAATTGTTTTATAAAGTCTTAATGGATTATAAAATTGGTTAATCTGTTATTATTGGGAAAAAAATTTTGGATTCAAACAGTAGTAAAAACAATAGTGAAAAATCACCTTATGAAATTTTAGGTATAGAAGAAGGTGCTGCTTTTGAGGAAATTCAGAGAGCCAGAGACCTTAAGGTTAAAGAGGCTGGTGAAGATTTAATTTTGAAAGCTAAAATAGAATCTTCTTTTGATCAGTTACTGATGGGGAGTTTGAAATCTAGGCAATCAGGAAATGTAAGCTATGAAGCTGTGAGTGCTTCAAAAAAAGAAAAACAAATTAACCAATTTACCAATAATAATTTTCCACTGCTATCAAAGATAAAAAATTTAAATAATAACTCTAATAATTCAAGTCAGTATAGTCTGCCAAAAATAACGACCCCATCATTTGATAATCTTCCAATAAAAATATCAGTTGGGCTATTGTTTTTAGTTTTGTTACTTATTAGTCCAGACTCAAATAATAGACTTTTACTTTCTATCTCCACATTAATACTTACCTATACTCAAATTAAATCGGGGAAAAGATTTATAGGTTCTTTAGGATGGAGTGTCACCTTTCTTTCAATAGGGTTAATATTTGGTGGATTACTTGAGACTAATTCTTTTATTCAGGAAGTATCAAACAATTCTTTATCAATACAAAAAATTCAAAGTATTCCAGCCATGGTTATTTTATGGCTGGGCGTAATTTTCTTATGATTAATTTTCTATCATCGATTTAATTTCTTCATAATTTATAAGATATTTATTCTTACAGAATTCACAAACTAATTCTGCTTTGCCATCTTTCTTAAGGATGTCCTCCAACTCGCTCTTATCAAGCATCTTCATTGCATTTAAACTTCTTTGTTTAGAACACTTGCATTTAAAACTAACTTCTTGGGAACGAGCTTTTTCAGAGATTGATTTATCGTCAATATCGGGGAAAATATTCCTTATTAACGAAAGAAGATTATCTTTTGACTGAAACAGGTCTTCGCTAAAAGAATTAATTTCTTTGCATCTTTCTTCAAGTAGTGAGACTAGTAAAGGATCAGTATCTTTTTTAGGTAAGACTTGAGCTAATAAGCCACCACTACAAATAACACCTTGATTTTGAATTTTTTCTCCAATGAATACAGCAGAAGGGGTTTGTTCTGAATGATATAAATATGAAGCTAAGTCTTCTGCAATATTCCCATTTACTAATTCAACTGTACTTGTAAAGGGCTCTCCAATTCCACTATCTCTAATAACATTTAAATATCCAGTACCTAATGCTTTTGTGAAATCAAAAGAATATTTATTATTGTCTATTTTGACTAGATCTAATTCTAAATCGGGATTCCCTACATAACCTCTAACTTTGCCGTCTCTTCCTGCATCAACCAGCAATCCCTTTAAAGGTCCGTCAGATCTAACTCTTAAAGTTACTCTCCCATGCATTATCTTCATTGAACTGGCTAAAAGCAGTGAAGCACTAAATGCTCTCCCTAAGATACAGGTGGTTAAATAAGATAAGCCGTGTCTCTTTTTGGCTTCTAGGGAAGACTCTGTTGTTAAGACCGCAACTAATCTTATTCCTCCATTTGCGGCAGTAGCTCGTACTATCCTATCCCTCATCATTTTTTTTCATAAGATTTTTGATTTTTCCTTTTTCCAGAATTAATATCCTAGACGGAATGCCCTCAAATAAGGCAGGTTCATGAGTAACAATAATAATTGTATTTTTATTTTTTAGATCAATGATTAAATTCTTAACATCATTTCTCATTGAATAGTCTAAACCAGCAGTTGGTTCATCAAGTAAAAGAATTGATGGGTTTCTAAGTAGCTGAACTGCTACAGCTAACCTTCTTTGTTGTCCTCCACTTAGTTGTTCTGGTGGTTGGGTCAGATTAATTTTATTTAAACCAACCTTATTTAAAACTATTTCTATATTTTTTTCTCTTAAAGATTTATGGCCTATTTTTAATTCTTTCCCAATAGTTGTACCTATAAAGTATCTTTCAGGGAATTGGAATACTACTCCACAAAACCATCTCCTTTGCCTAGAAGATAAAAGTTTATTCTTCCAAGTAATTTTTCCTTTTTGTGGATTTGTTAATCCGCTTATTATTTCGAGAAGTGTAGTTTTCCCAGAACCACTATTGCCGCAAATTAAGATAATTTCATTTTCATGAACTTTTAAATTAAGATTTTCTATTATTTTTCTTTCACCAGTTTGAGGTTGATAAGATATTTCTTTTAAATCAAGCATTATTAATTAAGTTATAAGTATGAATTTTAAACTAGTAATAACTTACTTATAATAGCTATATATCTAAAAAGCTATTAGTCAATATGAATATTATTTTTAGAGAAGTTGATCCTTTTAATTGTTGGATATGGATAAGGTTTTCAGAATCACCAACTAAAGATGAAAAAAATTATTTAGATGGTGTTTTTGATAGTTGGTACGTTTTGGGCAGGTTAGGGGGATTTAATTCTGAAAATTTGCAAACTCATGAAGAGGGTTCTGATCTCAGTTGGATGTCCTATGATAATGAACAAAAAAACGCATCTCTTCCAGCCTTAATGCATAATTTAGGAATCATGGAATATCAAAACCTGTGGGGTAGATGTTGGGTTGATTTTGGGACTTCAGACTCCCTTTCAATAGATATCTTAATTAATTCTTTGAATGAGATATCAAATAATTATGTAAAAATTGAAGAGTTAATTATTGGTGGTGAAAATGATGATTGGGTTATTGAAGAACATGAAGATTTAGTTTTCAAAGATTAAGTATTTTAGATGGAAGACTTAACAAGATTAATTATTTCCCATGAAAGAATTGAAAATATAAAGAACAATTATTTAGAACTAACTAATGAAGAGGCGCATTATATTAATAAAGTGATGAGGATAAAAAATGGGAAAGAAATATTTATAGCTAACGGAATGGGTTCATTATGGAAAGCAATAAAAGTTAAAAATGATTTTTTAGAAATAAGTCAATTAAAAAACCCTCACTTATTTCAAGAAAAAGAAATTTACTTATTAGGGATAGCGGTTGTTATACCTAAAAGTGGTTTTGATGATATTTTGAAAATGTGTACTGAGATAGGAATTGATTTTATACAACCATTATTTTCAGAAAGACAGGTAAACAAAAATTTAAACTTTTCGAGAAAAATATTGAGATGGAACTCGATTATCAAAGAAGCAGTTGAACAAAGTGAGAGATTATGGAAACCATCTATTTTTAATAGTATGGATATTATTGAATGGCTAAAAAGTAGAGATAATCAAGAAAGAGTTTCAATTTCTATTACTAGAGAAAATACACATTATGACTTAAATCAATGGTTAAGAAAACACCAAGATTTCGTTAATAAAAAAGGGGGTATTTTCTGGAATGTAATTGGCCCTGAAGGAGGTTGGTCCTCTAAAGAAGTTGATTTTTTCAATAAAAATAATACTACCTTTGTTAAACTCTCTGA
The Prochlorococcus marinus XMU1411 genome window above contains:
- a CDS encoding DUF4278 domain-containing protein, with the translated sequence MTLIYRGQKYVQNKEAAKKQHNVLTYRGKAYTS
- a CDS encoding RNA recognition motif-containing protein; protein product: MTLSLNIGNLFNDSSSHALVDELRKRTSEEDILDFEEKFNSKNEKNLHIYICRFLKNRSISRGLASRWLITIIKNKESKIDALQKLNN
- the nrdJ gene encoding ribonucleoside-triphosphate reductase, adenosylcobalamin-dependent encodes the protein MTVAPNKASSESNSNNLKKDDFPKTAPAAYPVFFRSYSRKTSSGKRENWSEVGERNLSGLKELGKLSEEELILMREMQSNQKAQPSGRWLWIGGTPWINKNPNFSGAYNCTSTNLIDWEAFALMMDLAMMGCGTGAIIEPHFINKLPTVLNKINIKSVSEVGITPKDQREEKSSLEIKGKDLHIKVGDSRRGWVDSYKYLLEASSNENLEREIDVYINLEDIRPAGESLKGFGGMANPIKLKDLYSRVASLLGKAIGRKLSTVECCLLIDEAAVTIVAGNIRRSAGMRQFASNDKEAASAKENLWSQDANGNWRIDPEKDALRMANHTRVYHTKPTYQTILDAVTKQFHSGEGAIQFAPEAIARSNADILKDDELRKEFIEIYSEQGKDEARNWINSSYGPFSEEELDHRMSRYGLNPCGEILGNDFHCNLAEVHLNQIDPGNFEEQKKAFKAAALSVACLLNHEFEVERYRKSREYDPIVGVSFTGLFDFCVHAFGTPWLKWWEAGRPNSEEGKAFKEKEAEFLDSWRKIVKETVWEYCDKHNLRRPNRCTTVQPAGTKSLLTGAAPGWHPPKAQRFIRRITFRKNDPIALACMDYGYSVVPSQSDKDENGCLLDNPFDPRCTEWLVEIPTEVSWANIEGADQIDINNFSALAQFDFYMQVQKFYTEHNTSATVEFRENEIEDLAKAIHNAIENNEGYISAALLARFSANATFPRLPFEPISKEEYISLQNKVIERKVNNDFFDALNKYDVGELSEAGPAGCDSDKCLLPLAKPKD
- a CDS encoding class I SAM-dependent methyltransferase — protein: MERIPEPELMVKKEQVISYDEADFSEGEINLINQINYYLFRKNISLGEKDLIVDLGCGPGNMSEKLAIKWPNTEVVGIDGSKEMILRAEYNKSISTNQEKLKNLSYICSDIKDIESNNSLLKKRISLLVSNSLIHHISNLEDFFNTIRSLSSNITVNFHKDLKRPLDEKYALELKAQCSTKYNDILTNDYYASLKASYTFKELKYFTLKNNLSSLDVFEDGDNYLIVYGNV
- a CDS encoding peptide chain release factor 3, translated to MSLGTKILNNKDILDAVNKRRNFAIISHPDAGKTTLTEKLLLYGGAIQQAGAVKARGNQRKATSDWMDLEKQRGISITSTVLQFEYERSVINLLDTPGHQDFSEDTYRTLAAADNAVMLEDAAKGLEPQTRKLFEVCKMRKIPIFTFINKMDRPGREPFSLLDEIESELGLNTLPINWPIGSGEQFRGVIDRFSREVILFDKAVRGKQSNEKRLSLEDKELLKYVERDLLENSLEELEVLDEAGSKFEKDKVFNGSLTPVFFGSAMTNFGVRPFLDSFLNMAQKPTSRNSNKGDIEPASDEFSGFVFKLQANMDPKHRDRVAFIRVCSGKFEKDMSVKHSRTGKTIRLSRPQKIFGQDREVVDDAYPGDVIGLNNPGMFSIGDTLYTGAHLEYEGIPSFSPEIFSWLRNPNPSAFKNFRKGVNELREEGAVQILYDFDESKRDPILAAVGQLQLEVVTHRLKSEYGVDAKLESMPYQLARWISDGWPAIEKLGRIFNCKIVKDCWNRPVILFKNEWNLNQFVEDNNQLTLNKVAPVVSGVEPIVL
- a CDS encoding CPP1-like family protein, yielding MDSNSSKNNSEKSPYEILGIEEGAAFEEIQRARDLKVKEAGEDLILKAKIESSFDQLLMGSLKSRQSGNVSYEAVSASKKEKQINQFTNNNFPLLSKIKNLNNNSNNSSQYSLPKITTPSFDNLPIKISVGLLFLVLLLISPDSNNRLLLSISTLILTYTQIKSGKRFIGSLGWSVTFLSIGLIFGGLLETNSFIQEVSNNSLSIQKIQSIPAMVILWLGVIFL
- the hslO gene encoding Hsp33 family molecular chaperone HslO, which codes for MRDRIVRATAANGGIRLVAVLTTESSLEAKKRHGLSYLTTCILGRAFSASLLLASSMKIMHGRVTLRVRSDGPLKGLLVDAGRDGKVRGYVGNPDLELDLVKIDNNKYSFDFTKALGTGYLNVIRDSGIGEPFTSTVELVNGNIAEDLASYLYHSEQTPSAVFIGEKIQNQGVICSGGLLAQVLPKKDTDPLLVSLLEERCKEINSFSEDLFQSKDNLLSLIRNIFPDIDDKSISEKARSQEVSFKCKCSKQRSLNAMKMLDKSELEDILKKDGKAELVCEFCKNKYLINYEEIKSMIEN
- a CDS encoding ABC transporter ATP-binding protein is translated as MLDLKEISYQPQTGERKIIENLNLKVHENEIILICGNSGSGKTTLLEIISGLTNPQKGKITWKNKLLSSRQRRWFCGVVFQFPERYFIGTTIGKELKIGHKSLREKNIEIVLNKVGLNKINLTQPPEQLSGGQQRRLAVAVQLLRNPSILLLDEPTAGLDYSMRNDVKNLIIDLKNKNTIIIVTHEPALFEGIPSRILILEKGKIKNLMKKNDEG
- a CDS encoding DUF3531 family protein — encoded protein: MNIIFREVDPFNCWIWIRFSESPTKDEKNYLDGVFDSWYVLGRLGGFNSENLQTHEEGSDLSWMSYDNEQKNASLPALMHNLGIMEYQNLWGRCWVDFGTSDSLSIDILINSLNEISNNYVKIEELIIGGENDDWVIEEHEDLVFKD
- a CDS encoding 16S rRNA (uracil(1498)-N(3))-methyltransferase; the protein is MEDLTRLIISHERIENIKNNYLELTNEEAHYINKVMRIKNGKEIFIANGMGSLWKAIKVKNDFLEISQLKNPHLFQEKEIYLLGIAVVIPKSGFDDILKMCTEIGIDFIQPLFSERQVNKNLNFSRKILRWNSIIKEAVEQSERLWKPSIFNSMDIIEWLKSRDNQERVSISITRENTHYDLNQWLRKHQDFVNKKGGIFWNVIGPEGGWSSKEVDFFNKNNTTFVKLSDTILRTSTASINASSILNQWRIDLKLRN